The following are encoded together in the Plasmodium vinckei vinckei genome assembly, chromosome: PVVCY_12 genome:
- a CDS encoding E3 ubiquitin-protein ligase, putative yields MNQVDNYEYFCHSCEDVKRTSDVEIICDGELKCKSCNNVGFVEKIDEDDPVSFHSVNNSRDSRSNANNSDQNSPNNSNRNSSNTRSSNEHRNSSSHIGGNRSNGNYRIEFTNSGNAFNPNDNIFSDMMFFRNMYQQIYSTGFRTVDGNINFTSNFEPSTNSNRPNEASTENNNGNNARNSGNGNRNDWFSRVFFGTNSRPSNLSSNNTSNNSSSNNDNNNNDGSGASQNNNTRNIRNPRIVTRAIDITNIPLNSPIRLNFHDIIDNILTNSFDNISLDQVLTIIMESDPSRNGPPPASEEIIKNLKVEKLTLERAQELESCAICREEYKENDEVHRITDNERCRHVFHCDCIIPWLKERNSCPTCRFELPTDDQEYNCKREELRERINSEISRNNSLNNSNNNSNNVDVGQDENGTSTNNEERNDRNEGEEKPDNENEERTDNESRNRETNENGDRTGSRNRRGNESGSRTETRYLQFGDDSDLNGLGDFTAMNTSSIIQNIFNNFINGTNSDGSGVNRIFFPQQGSNRNGNRNSDARNIFEESQRRPEHVIVNITSSIDEINGLPTNDNNNFQNTGTNEVNNNRECGTDNGNSNSTTNRNGSNERNTSQGRDSASSAPHIGENIFGGSNFFSSSNLSGLQNLFDGNNLFDTASVIITNISNHNNPSSSINSGSMRFPNVFNNINEFCANISNLHGERNGSVSSPTDSNNNQASNTNNKEGPKNSSDESGNNNNKNGTKKIEKRIYEKVQPSYNDRDNNNSSGSRRSRNDDTEEEITRKKSKNCENYDEENKYTEMNRSTNRDNNNNNKEDEQNEKSNTMVTNSTENNEENGDNNSDCKNPEKQKTVKKYIFNKFNWLKNYDNKEKKKKSEKNSDNTDPNIIQDDDINYKNEKESNTIESETLGKDNKSGYSVQDCGNEEANRSDTNFRGKGKEEVNDMKENISND; encoded by the coding sequence ATGAATCAGGTTgataattatgaatatttttgtcaTAGTTGTGAAGATGTAAAAAGAACAAGTGATGTTGAAATTATTTGTGATGGCGaattaaaatgtaaaagTTGTAACAATGTTGGGTTTGTAGAAAAAATTGATGAAGACGACCCAGTTAGTTTTCATTCGGTTAATAATAGTAGGGATAGTCGATCAAATGCCAACAACAGTGATCAAAACAGTCCAAATAATTCCAATAGGAATAGTAGTAACACTAGGAGTAGTAATGAACATAGAAATAGTAGTAGCCATATTGGGGGTAACAGAAGTAATGGGAATTATCGAATTGAATTTACAAATAGTGGTAATGCATTTAATCCAAAtgacaatatttttagtgATATGATGTTTTTCCGAAATATGTATcaacaaatatatagcaCCGGATTTCGAACCGTTGATggtaatataaattttacttCTAATTTTGAACCCTCAACGAATTCTAATAGACCTAATGAAGCTAGTAccgaaaataataatggcaACAATGCCCGAAATAGTGGCAATGGGAACCGAAATGATTGGTTTAGTCGAGTTTTCTTTGGAACAAACTCGAGGCCATCCAATCTAAGTAGCAACAATACTTCAAATAATAGTAGTAgcaataatgataataataataatgatggtAGCGGTGCTAGCCAAAACAACAATACTCGAAATATACGAAATCCGAGAATTGTTACTCGAGCTATAGATATAACTAATATACCATTAAATTCGCCGATTCGATTAAATTTTCATGATAtaattgataatattttaacaaattcatttgataatatttctttagaTCAAGTATTAACAATAATTATGGAGAGTGATCCATCTAGAAATGGTCCACCTCCAGCATCTGAGgaaattatcaaaaatttaaaagtcGAAAAATTAACACTTGAAAGAGCTCAAGAATTAGAATCTTGTGCTATATGTAGAgaagaatataaagaaaatgatgagGTTCATAGGATAACAGATAATGAACGTTGTAGACATGTTTTTCATTGTGATTGTATTATTCCATGGTTAAAGGAAAGAAATTCATGTCCTACTTGTCGTTTTGAATTACCAACTGATGATCAAGAATATAATTGTAAAAGAGAAGAATTAAGAGAGCGAATAAATTCGGAAATATCTCGAAATAATTCTCTTAATAATTCGAATAATAATTCGAATAATGTTGATGTTGGTCAGGATGAAAATGGGACAAGTACTAACAACGAGGAAAGGAACGATAGAAATGAAGGAGAAGAAAAACCAGATAATGAGAATGAGGAAAGAACAGATAATGAAAGCAGGAATAGAGAAACTAATGAGAATGGAGATAGAACGGGTTCTAGAAATCGAAGAGGAAATGAATCAGGGAGTCGAACAGAGACAAGATATTTACAATTTGGTGATGATAGTGATTTAAATGGATTGGGTGATTTTACAGCAATGAATACGTCATCAATTATAcagaatatttttaataattttataaatggaACAAATAGTGATGGTTCAGGAGTAaatagaatattttttccacaACAAGGATCGAATAGAAATGGTAACCGAAATTCAGATgcaagaaatatttttgaagaAAGTCAACGTCGACCTGAACATGttattgttaatataaCTAGTTCAatagatgaaataaatggaCTTCCAactaatgataataataattttcaaaatactGGAACAAACGAAGTGAATAATAATCGAGAGTGTGGAACTGATAATGGAAATAGTAATAGTACAACTAATAGGAATGGATCTAACGAAAGAAATACTTCGCAAGGTCGAGATAGCGCGAGTAGTGCACCACATATAggagaaaatatatttgggggatcaaattttttttcgagCTCAAATTTATCAGGattacaaaatttatttgatggtaataatttatttgacaCTGCAAGTGTAAttataacaaatataagTAATCATAATAATCCATCAAGTTCTATAAATTCGGGTTCGATGCGTTTTCCaaatgtttttaataatataaatgaattttGTGCTAATATTAGTAACTTACATGGAGAAAGAAATGGATCAGTTTCATCTCCTACCGATTCTAACAATAATCAAGCTagtaatacaaataataaagaaggGCCAAAAAATAGTTCTGATGAGTcaggaaataataataataaaaatggcacaaaaaaaatagaaaaaaggATATATGAAAAGGTGCAACCATCATATAACGATagagataataataatagtagtGGGAGTAGGAGGAGTAGAAATGATGATACAGAAGAAGAAATAACCCgaaaaaaatcgaaaaacTGTGAAAACtatgatgaagaaaataaatatactgAAATGAATAGGAGCACTAATAgggataataataataataataaggaGGATGAACAGAATGAAAAATCAAATACGATGGTAACGAATAGTactgaaaataatgaagagaacggtgataataatagtgaTTGTAAAAATCcagaaaaacaaaaaactgttaaaaaatatatatttaataaatttaattggttaaaaaattatgataataaagaaaagaagaaaaaaagtgaaaagaATAGTGATAATACAGATccaaatataatacaagatgatgatataaattataagaatgaaaaagaatCGAATACAATTGAGTCAGAGACATTGGGGAAAGATAATAAGTCAGGGTATTCGGTGCAAGACTGTGGAAATGAAGAAGCTAATAGGAGTGATACTAATTTTCGGGGAAAAGGAAAAGAGGAAGTTAATGATATGAAGGAAAATATTAGCAATGATTAA
- a CDS encoding RNA-binding protein, putative, with protein sequence MHTKEKEPYHGGERRRYSSRSRENVRDRSGGRENVRDRSGGRENVRDRSGGRENYRRSHDDNYNKRHEGGNMDRNRNYSKDRKYYNNGPPHNDHHNYPRDRFYNRSPKRNFSKERNNDKYRYDRGHNHEWNNNHHGGNYYNNSYRGRNDRMDIKRYSMDRDRGRPHYDNYHNNMNTGMMRRERSKEMRSHAYKKGDPCKIFVGNISPDAREEEVRRKFAKYGDIINIQWKRRFAFIEYSKPIYAENAIHEEDGKHYMGEELSVQAHHLSPFKNSYSGSYGNGYNNYKGDPRNHEHRYSRNYSDNKFESIEKKNSLRIVVKNIDEKVSWQDLKDFGREVGSVNYANVIYNHNGNNKEWYGIIEYYNYETMKRAIEVLNGKKINGVPVEVIKYTDSSVSSFYKNKERGYNYQGSGGDKKYYDYDRDKMHRDDRREYNRRSNSGSYHRENGEGNYTRKRPNNRSEDMDRDRREKEYNEGDEGKDDHRRSLAEGRDNNFSDREDTKKIRKTTSNRYGRNNKTENQNSSKKTKDEEYSVEREGSGRDEEHDYKSERENGYSGNDKDQDSRNRSIEESPSSNSKRKPNKRNTNRRNNKTSEEYSPKDDRDVIYDDNTNPDK encoded by the coding sequence ATGCACACAAAAGAAAAGGAGCCCTATCATGGAGGGGAGAGGCGAAGATACTCATCTAGAAGTCGTGAAAATGTAAGAGACCGAAGTGGGGGTCGTGAAAATGTAAGAGATCGAAGTGGGGGTCGTGAAAATGTAAGAGATCGAAGTGGGGGTCGTGAAAATTATAGAAGATCACATgatgataattataataaaaggcATGAAGGTGGGAATATGGATAGAAATAGAAATTATTCAAAGgatagaaaatattataataatgggCCTCCACATAATGACCATCATAATTATCCTCGTGATCGGTTTTATAATAGATCACCTAAAAgaaatttttcaaaagaaagaaataatGACAAATATAGATATGACAGAGGACACAATCATGAATGGAATAATAATCATCATGGTggtaattattataataatagttatAGAGGTCGAAATGATAGAATGGATATAAAAAGATATTCTATGGATCGAGATAGAGGAAGACCACATTATGataattatcataataatatgaacaCTGGAATGATGAGAAGAGAAAGATCAAAAGAAATGAGAAGTCATgcttataaaaaaggagatccatgtaaaatatttgtagGAAATATATCTCCTGATGCAAGAGAAGAAGAAGTAAGAAGAAAATTTGCTAAATATGgtgatattataaatatacaatgGAAAAGAAGATTTGCATTTATAGAATATTCAAAACCAATATATGCAGAAAATGCAATACATGAAGAAGATGGGAAACATTATATGGGAGAAGAGTTAAGTGTACAAGCACATCATTTAAGtccatttaaaaatagttataGTGGTAGTTATGGTAATGggtataataattataaaggTGATCCAAGAAATCATGAACATAGATATTCCCGAAATTATTCagataataaatttgaatctattgaaaaaaaaaattcattaaGAATtgtagtaaaaaatatagatgaAAAAGTGAGTTGGCAAGATTTAAAAGATTTTGGTCGAGAAGTTGGATCAGTAAATTATGcaaatgttatatataaccataatggtaataataaagaatgGTATGGTATAAtagaatattataattatgaaaCAATGAAAAGAGCAATTGAAGTtttaaatggaaaaaaaatcaatggTGTTCCTGTTGAAgttattaaatatacagATTCATCAGTTAgttcattttataaaaataaagaaagaGGATATAATTATCAGGGCTCTGGAggagataaaaaatattatgactATGACAGGGATAAAATGCATCGTGATGATAGAAGGGAATATAACAGACGTAGTAATAGTGGTAGCTATCATAGAGAAAATGGTGAAGGAAATTATACAAGAAAAAGGCCAAATAATAGAAGTGAAGATATGGATCGCGATCGAAGAGAAAAGGAATATAATGAGGGTGATGAAGGGAAAGATGATCATAGGAGAAGTTTAGCAGAAGGACgagataataatttttcagaTAGAGAggatacaaaaaaaattcgaaAAACAACATCTAATAGATATggaagaaataataaaacggAAAATCAGAATAGttctaaaaaaacaaaagatgAAGAATATTCAGTAGAAAGAGAAGGAAGTGGAAGAGATGAAGAACATGATTATAAAAGTGAGAGAGAAAATGGATATTCAGGAAATGATAAAGATCAAGATTCTAGAAATCGAAGTATTGAGGAAAGCCCAAGTTCTAATTCAAAAAGAAAaccaaataaaagaaatacaaacagaagaaataataaaacatcaGAGGAATATTCACCAAAAGATGATAGAGATGTTATTTATGATGATAATACAAATCCTGATAAgtga
- a CDS encoding ADP/ATP carrier protein, putative, translating to MEIYYLKKKKKISYKGLFITTFLTHGGANIISKFVVSPFERIVIIRQIQPVFFKNILIQPNFTYSNIIKSIYKNQGLTSFWWGYNASIFNFLSFTFLRLLFHDQIKYNLSEQIKDKEYLKKNYFLTTFFLLYTSSSLSSAISYPLDTIHNCMALNHENLKNKKLYKRGICLFIYDQLLKKRIKNLYAGYSLCLLNFIPYLAITIKLNELFTKYFTEINFDKKNYSFQNNNNLNEEYKELFKKTPNFFSHIILGVLTGYIAQFATYPLETLRRKYQYRTMYEQNFNKFINHNNKLNNIKPKTFVNKMTNMYKGFTMHSFKLIPEYLIFSCFFYYVKNNIPI from the exons atggaaatttattatttaaaaaaaaaaaaaaaaataagttatAAGGGATTATTTATAACAACATTTTTAACCCATGGGGGGGCAAACATTATTTCTAAATTTGTTGTTTCACCTTTTGAGAGAATTGTAATTATTAGACAAATACAacctgttttttttaaaaatatattgattCAGCCaaattttacatattcaaatataataaaaa gtatatataaaaatcaagGCCTTACATCATTTTGGTGGGGATATAATGCtagtatttttaattttctatCATTCACCTTTTTAAGACTACTATTCCAtgatcaaataaaatataatttatctgAACAGATTAAAgataaagaatatttaaaaaaaaattattttttaacaactttttttttattatatacatccAGTTCCTTATCTTCAGCTATTTCATACCCCCTAGATACAATTCACAATTGTATGGCATTAAATCATGAAAATCTtaagaacaaaaaattgtataaaagAGGGATTTGCTTATTCATTTATGATCAACTATTAAAGAAAa gaataaaaaatttatatgcgGGATACAGTTTATgcttattaaattttattccCTATTTGGCAATCACAATTAAActaaatgaattatttacaaaatattttaccgaaataaattttgacaaaaaaaattacagctttcaaaataataataatctgaatgaagaatataaagaactatttaaaaaaacaccaaattttttttctcatataattttaggAGTCTTAACAGGTTATATTGCACAATTTGCTACATACCCCCTTGAAACTTTGAGGAGAAAATATCAATACCGTACTATGtatgaacaaaattttaataaatttataaatcataacaataaattaaataatataaaacccaaaacttttgtaaataaaatgacaaatatgtataaaggATTTACAATGCATTCCTTTAAACTTATTCctgaatatttaattttcagttgctttttttattacgttaaaaataatatacctatataa
- a CDS encoding methionine--tRNA ligase, putative — MKFFFLFFEICLIIKICNGLNKNSCIGSLHFESIKNVFPSFFSKIKREKYNLKNNNLLKTDLKKKQNIYQFLCAGDKQYVLGRNSHIINIEKKKKKNEKIKKLSNSVENGELTNTNEWCNKNIKEVFDYVKKNDGNKKGVVITTPIYYGNDKPHIGHAYCNVLVDVIYRFEKIKDKENKKKIIFFSGMDEHGLKIDNKTKELNMDKNNYLNNISGYYKKMNEMLNVDVNLFYRTSNIFHKTFVQNVWKYLLSKGYIYKDIYKGYYNISEERYLSDREVEKMKNEKNSMTMNNIIYIEEENSYFFDVNKFKDFLINFYKMNENILFPSYLKKEIEYHIENDFKNVCISRYNTEWGIKIPGEEKGTIYVWFEALLSYISSVMYVIKQFENEKDELSQINSTSSTNPTQGEEDIVCTYEDILSLVNTCSSVDSRENDTNLDKIKMVDKSCSRELFEKLWNPYIQVIGKDILKFHGILYICLLNSLGIKIPEHILCHGLIKNDNQKMSKSLNNIVSPFTLLEKYNKDVIRLYFIGSGNIYEDKNFKDKNLEAFELFLRNSVGNLLYRIVSLCIENNYKIIKKNDLFKFTILNEFKNCKTNLIKLFENMEYPLLLEKLMILVKKINKYFVHNEPWNKLYDSINFNLIIYETFECIKFFSIFIYPFIPNVSLAILKNIGFEEIDHDSVSIDMLNEETDKFVLKNLVKIV; from the coding sequence atgaaatttttttttttgtttttcgaAATTTGTttgattataaaaatatgtaatggGCTAAACAAAAATAGTTGCATTGGTTCTCTCCATTTTGagagtataaaaaatgtttttccatcatttttttcaaaaataaaaagagaaaaatacaatttaaaaaataacaacttattaaaaacagacttaaaaaaaaaacagaatatatatcaatttttatgtGCAGGAGATAAACAGTATGTCTTAGGCAGAAATTcacatattattaatatagaaaaaaaaaaaaaaaaaaatgaaaaaataaaaaaattatcaaacAGTGTAGAAAATGGGGAATTAACTAACACAAATGAATGgtgtaataaaaacataaaagaAGTTTTtgattatgtaaaaaaaaatgatggaaataaaaagggGGTAGTTATAACAACCCCAATTTATTATGGAAATGATAAGCCTCATATTGGACATGCGTATTGTAATGTTTTAGTTGATGTAATATATcgttttgaaaaaataaaagataaagaaaataaaaaaaaaataatatttttttctggTATGGATGAGCATGGGTTAAAAATAGACAACAAAACGaaagaattaaatatggataaaaataattatttaaataatatttcaggatattataaaaaaatgaatgaaaTGCTAAATGTCGACGTAAATCTATTTTATAGAACTTCAAACATATTTCATAAAACATTTGTTCAGAATGTttggaaatatttattaagtaaaggatatatatataaggaCATATATAAAGGATATTACAACATTAGTGAGGAGAGATATTTGAGCGATCGTGAGgttgaaaaaatgaaaaacgaaaaaaatagtatgaccatgaataatataatatatattgagGAAGAGAATAGTTACTTTTTTGACGTAAACAAGTTTAaagattttttaattaatttttacaaaatgaatgagaatatactttttccttcctatttaaaaaaagaaatagaatatcatattgaaaatgattttaaaaatgtatgtaTAAGTCGATATAATACTGAATGGGGGATTAAAATACCAGGAGAAGAAAAGGGGACAATATATGTATGGTTTGAAGCATTATTGTCGTATATATCATCAGTTATGTATGTCATAAAACAGTTTGAGAATGAAAAAGATGAGCTATCACAAATTAATAGTACTTCCTCAACAAATCCAACACAAGGTGAAGAAGACATTGTGTGTACTTATGAAGACATTTTGAGCTTGGTAAACACATGCAGTAGTGTTGATTCCCGTGAAAATGACACAAACTTAGACAAGATAAAAATGGTTGATAAAAGTTGTAGTAGggaattatttgaaaaactGTGGAATCCCTATATTCAAGTGATAGGAAaggatatattaaaatttcatggtattttatatatatgcttattAAACAGTTTAGGGATAAAAATACCTgaacatatattatgtcatgggttaataaaaaatgataatcaAAAAATGTCAAAAAGTTTAAACAACATTGTAAGCCCATTTACActtttagaaaaatataataaagatgTAATtagattatattttattggtagtggaaatatatatgaagataaaaattttaaagataaaaatttagaagcatttgaattatttcttAGAAATTCTGTTGggaatttattatatagaaTTGTTTCATTAtgtatagaaaataattataagattataaaaaaaaatgatttatttaagtttactattttaaatgagtttaaaaattgtaaaacaaatttaatcaaattatttgaaaatatggaatatccattattattagaaaaattaatgatacttgtaaaaaaaataaataaatattttgttcataatGAACCATGGAATAAGTTATATGATtccataaattttaatttaattatttacgAAACATTTGAatgtattaaatttttttctatctTTATCTATCCATTTATTCCAAATGTTAGTCTAgctattttgaaaaatattggaTTTGAAGAGATTGATCATGACTCTGTTTCTATAGACATGCTAAATGAGGAAACGGATAAATTTGTCTTAAAAAATCTGGTAAAAATTGTTTGA